From one Nitrosococcus halophilus Nc 4 genomic stretch:
- a CDS encoding RNA-guided endonuclease InsQ/TnpB family protein, whose amino-acid sequence MIKAFKYRLYPNTAQVRELEIMLETHRRLYNECLAQRKERYETAQESVKYTQQSAWFKSARGANDWYARLNFSSAQATMRRLDKAFQAFFRRIKTGDKPGYPRFKARGRFDSWTYPAHGDGARLLDGKLRLQHIGVVRVRQHRPAQGTIKTVQIKIEAGKWFVIASCEIGDAPPPRTEDTAVGIDVGLEHFLSTDQGEQVDNPRYQKEALRRLRVVGRAVSRKKKGSRNRGKAVSKLRSIHARVSNKRRDHHHKVARDFVSRYAFIAAESLTVKNMVRNRRLSRSISDAGWSQFLNILRAKAESAGSVFVEVPPQGTSQACSGCGAVVRKALSVRQHRCPECGLSLQRDVNAARNILARGQARMEPVWLNVAH is encoded by the coding sequence TTGATTAAAGCATTCAAATACCGACTGTATCCGAACACCGCCCAGGTGCGTGAGCTTGAGATCATGCTTGAAACGCACCGACGCCTGTATAACGAGTGTCTTGCTCAACGAAAAGAGCGCTACGAAACAGCTCAAGAAAGCGTGAAGTACACGCAGCAATCGGCTTGGTTTAAATCCGCCCGCGGCGCGAACGACTGGTACGCTAGGCTCAATTTCTCCTCTGCCCAGGCAACGATGCGGCGCCTCGACAAGGCGTTTCAGGCATTTTTTCGGCGCATTAAGACAGGCGATAAACCCGGTTATCCGCGCTTCAAGGCGCGTGGTCGCTTCGATAGCTGGACATACCCGGCGCACGGCGACGGCGCGCGGTTGCTCGATGGCAAACTGCGCCTTCAGCACATTGGCGTGGTTAGGGTACGCCAACATCGCCCTGCGCAAGGCACGATCAAAACCGTACAGATCAAGATTGAAGCCGGAAAGTGGTTCGTCATCGCCAGTTGCGAAATCGGTGATGCGCCACCGCCTCGGACTGAAGATACGGCTGTCGGTATTGATGTTGGATTGGAGCATTTCCTGTCCACCGATCAAGGCGAGCAGGTCGATAATCCGCGCTACCAAAAAGAAGCATTGCGCCGGCTGCGCGTTGTTGGGCGCGCTGTTTCGCGTAAGAAAAAAGGCAGCCGAAACCGAGGTAAAGCGGTTTCCAAGCTGCGCTCGATACACGCCCGAGTGTCCAACAAAAGACGGGACCACCACCACAAGGTGGCCCGCGATTTCGTGAGTCGATACGCTTTCATCGCGGCGGAAAGCCTGACCGTAAAAAACATGGTCAGGAACCGCCGATTGAGTCGGTCGATTTCGGATGCTGGCTGGAGCCAGTTTCTGAACATACTCCGTGCCAAGGCTGAAAGCGCCGGGTCGGTGTTTGTCGAAGTTCCTCCGCAAGGCACATCGCAAGCGTGCTCCGGCTGCGGAGCAGTCGTGCGAAAGGCGCTCTCCGTGCGCCAGCACAGATGCCCCGAATGCGGTTTGTCTCTGCAAAGAGATGTCAACGCGGCCAGAAATATCTTGGCGCGTGGCCAGGCTCGGATGGAGCCTGTGTGGCTTAACGTGGCGCATTAG
- the tnpA gene encoding IS200/IS605 family transposase, translating to MSRYAKNSGAVFALKYHLVWCPKYRRSVLVDGVAKRLDQLIREVANEFEMTVHAMEIMPDHVHLFVESDPRWCVAEIVNRFKGRSSRILRSEFPVLRSRLPTLWSRSYYAGTVGHVSEESVRRYIENQTGK from the coding sequence ATGTCTCGTTACGCCAAGAATTCTGGGGCGGTTTTCGCTCTCAAATATCACTTGGTCTGGTGCCCCAAATACCGTCGCAGCGTGTTGGTTGATGGCGTCGCTAAACGTCTTGATCAGTTGATACGCGAAGTCGCAAACGAATTTGAAATGACAGTGCATGCGATGGAGATCATGCCGGACCACGTACACCTGTTCGTCGAATCCGACCCTCGCTGGTGCGTTGCCGAGATAGTCAATCGCTTTAAAGGTCGAAGCAGTCGTATCTTGCGTTCCGAATTTCCAGTTTTGCGTAGCCGTTTGCCGACCCTCTGGAGTCGCAGTTACTACGCTGGCACGGTGGGCCACGTATCCGAAGAGAGCGTTCGCCGCTACATTGAAAACCAAACGGGAAAGTAG
- a CDS encoding DsrE family protein, with product MATFIISGSRGTDDPTMATLPFMAAKVAKEEGHEVILWLWNEAVTLARKGTADHITGVNLTPLKELLVTIQSLDVPIWVCGACAVARQIAEEDLVKGATIKGMPDYIKAVAERDRSVVF from the coding sequence GTGGCGACATTTATTATCTCTGGTAGCCGAGGTACCGATGACCCGACGATGGCCACTTTGCCGTTTATGGCCGCTAAGGTGGCAAAGGAAGAAGGTCATGAGGTAATTCTCTGGTTATGGAATGAAGCGGTTACCTTGGCTCGAAAAGGGACGGCCGATCATATCACCGGGGTAAATCTAACCCCGCTTAAGGAATTGCTCGTGACGATTCAATCTCTGGATGTTCCGATTTGGGTCTGCGGTGCTTGTGCAGTAGCCCGTCAGATTGCCGAAGAGGACCTAGTCAAAGGCGCCACGATTAAAGGGATGCCAGATTACATTAAGGCAGTCGCCGAACGGGATCGCAGCGTTGTGTTTTGA
- the apbC gene encoding iron-sulfur cluster carrier protein ApbC, with amino-acid sequence MVTQAQVEETLKSYHDPYLEQDLVSAKAVDSIAIEGDRIDLKIKLGFPAKGYIPELVAAIQKATASLDGVTHTQVDVSWEVAAHKVQQGVKPYPTIKNVIAVASGKGGVGKSTTAVNLALALAAEGASVGVLDADIYGPSQPRMLGVQRRPESRDGKSIEPLMNYGIQAMSIGFLIDEEEPMIWRGPMVTSALQQMLQDTNWRDLDYLVVDLPPGTGDTQLTLAQRVPVSGAVIVTTPQDIALLDARKGLKMFEKVNVPVLGIVENMSIHICSQCGHEEPIFGEGGGERMAAQYGVTLLGQLPLDKRIREDADNGHPSVVTDPEGRIAQIYRDIARRVAAKLSLQGKDYSTKFPNIVVENS; translated from the coding sequence ATGGTCACTCAAGCCCAGGTCGAAGAGACCCTAAAGAGCTACCACGACCCCTACCTGGAACAGGACCTGGTCTCTGCGAAAGCAGTGGATTCCATTGCTATTGAGGGTGATAGGATCGATTTGAAGATTAAGCTCGGATTTCCCGCCAAGGGTTATATTCCGGAACTGGTGGCGGCTATTCAAAAAGCAACGGCTTCTTTAGACGGTGTGACCCATACCCAGGTGGACGTCAGTTGGGAAGTGGCTGCCCATAAAGTCCAACAGGGAGTGAAGCCCTATCCGACCATCAAGAATGTGATTGCGGTGGCTTCTGGCAAGGGAGGGGTGGGCAAATCCACGACGGCCGTCAATTTGGCTTTGGCCTTGGCGGCGGAAGGTGCCTCGGTGGGGGTGTTAGATGCCGATATTTATGGCCCCAGCCAGCCCCGGATGCTGGGTGTTCAGCGCCGCCCCGAATCCCGGGATGGCAAGTCTATTGAGCCCTTGATGAACTATGGGATTCAGGCCATGTCCATCGGGTTTCTCATCGACGAGGAAGAACCCATGATTTGGCGGGGTCCCATGGTGACTTCAGCCCTGCAACAGATGCTGCAGGACACTAACTGGCGGGATTTGGACTATTTGGTGGTGGACTTGCCGCCAGGGACGGGGGATACCCAACTTACTTTGGCTCAGCGGGTGCCTGTCAGCGGTGCGGTGATTGTCACTACGCCCCAAGATATCGCACTTTTGGATGCCCGTAAGGGCCTCAAGATGTTTGAGAAGGTCAATGTGCCCGTGTTGGGAATCGTGGAAAACATGAGCATCCATATCTGTAGCCAGTGTGGGCATGAAGAGCCCATCTTCGGTGAAGGGGGGGGAGAGCGTATGGCAGCCCAGTACGGGGTCACTCTTTTGGGACAGCTCCCCCTGGATAAGCGTATCCGTGAAGACGCCGACAATGGCCATCCCAGCGTCGTCACCGATCCGGAGGGACGTATCGCTCAGATCTATCGGGATATTGCTCGCCGAGTCGCGGCTAAGCTCTCGTTGCAAGGTAAAGACTATAGCACCAAGTTCCCAAATATTGTGGTGGAAAATAGTTAA